GACCAGGTGATGCACCGCGAGGTATTCGACGATGCGCTCCTTCACCTTTTCCAGACCGTAGTGGTCCTCGTCGAGGATTTCTTCGGCACGGTCGATGTCGTGGTTTTCGTCGGCCATGTCAAACCACGGCAGGCCGATCACCGCGTCGATGTAATTGCGCACCACGGTCGCCTCGGCGCTCATCGGGCTCATCAGGCGAAGCTTTTTCATTTCCGCGCGGACCTTGGCCGTCGCCTCCTTGCTCATCTTCTTCTTCGCGACGCGCTCCTCGAGCTCCTTGATGTCGCTTTTGAAGTCGTCGCGGTCGCCGAGCTCCTTCTGGATCGCTCGCATCTGCTCGTTGAGGTAGTACTCTTTCTGCGAGCGCTCCACCTGCTTTTTGACGCGGTTCTTGATCTTGCGCTCGACCTGCATCACCTCGATCTCGCCGCGCATGTGGCTGTAGATCTTCTCCAGGCGCGGCAGGGCGTCGACGGTCTCCAGGACGTCCTGTTTCTCGTGCAGCTTCATGTTGAGGTGCGTCGCGATGGTGTCGGCGAGGCGCGACGGGTTTTCGATCGCCGCCACCGTCATCAGAAGATCCTGCGGGATGCGCTTGTTCAGCTTGACGTATTGCTCGAACGTGGACTGCACCGTGCGCATCAGCGCTTTCAGTTCCACGTCGGCCGCGTCGTCCTCGGCGATTTCCTCGAACACCGCGAGGAAGAATCTGTCGCTCGGCGGAAAGTCGATGATGCGCGCGCGGGCGCGGCCCTCGACGAGCACCTTCACCGTGCCGTCGGGGAGCTTCAGCATCTGCACGATCTGGCCGATCGTGCCGAAGGGGTAGATGTCCTCCGGGCGCGGCGTCTCGAACTTGGCGACCTCCTGCGCCGCGAGCAGGATTTCCTTGTTGCCGGCCATCGCCTCGTCGAGCGCGGCGATGGATTTTTCGCGCCCCACGAAAAGCGGCATGACCATGTGCGGAAAGATGATGATGTCGCGCAGGGGCAAAAGCGGCATCACGCGGCCGCGCGGATTTTCGGGATCGGATCCAAAGCTCATCAAACGACCTCATAAGCGCGGCGCATCCCCGGATGCGCCGCTTCCATTTTCAAACGCGCAAGAAAACGACTTGCGCCGACTTCATAGTCTCACGGGTTGGGGGAAATTCAAAGTTGAGACGGCCCGGGACAGCGTTGACAAACGCGCGACGGCCGTCAGCCGTCGGCCTTGGGAACGCCGAACTCCAGCTCGGCAAAGAAGCGCGGGCGTCAGCCGGCGACTTTCAACCTTCGCGGAGCGTTAATACGCGACCGTCATCTGGCTTCGGAGGTGCTTTGGGTCTTCGAGTTCGTCGATAAGCGCGTGCGCGAAGTCTTCCGCGCTGATCGTGCTGTCGCCGTTGTCTTTCTGGATCAATCGGGACGTGCCGACGCGGTAGTTCGTGGTGCGTTCGCCGGGCGCGATGACCATCGGCGGGCAGAAATAGGTCCAGTCGATGGCGGTCTTTTGCAGTCGGAAGAACACCTCGCGCATCCCCCGGGCTTCGCCGTGGTATTCCTTCGGCAGGATGGTGTCGAGCACGTATTGCCCGTCGGGCATCTTCAGGCTGCCGCCGCCGCCAACGACGATAAGGCGCGCGCCCGTCTCTTCGGTCGCCTGGATGACCGCGTCGCCCACGGCCGTCGCTTCCTCGACCGGATCGCCGCCGCCGCGCGGACTGACCGACGAGACGATCGCGTCAACGCCCGCGGCAAGCCTCGCGATCGCGTCGGCGTCGGTGGCGTCGAGCGCAACGGATTGCGCGGCGGATTCGTTGTCGATCTTCTCCGGATGGCGCGCCGCGGCGATGACGTCATGCCCGCGCGACGCGGCTTCCTTCAAAATGCGCGAACCGATCATGCCGCTTGCGCCGATCAACAGGATTTTCATTAAGGACCTCCAACGCGATGGGATTTCGAAAGAGCGCGGAATTTCCCCCGCGCTCGCCGGCAGATTACACCGGGCGGCGCGATAATCGATGCGTTGGCGCGCACAAGTTGCAACCCCTTTTTTTTAAATCGGCGATTTCACCGCCGCGGTGATCGCCTCGCGCAGCGCGGGGGCGGCGGAGCGCGCAACCTTCTGGCCGTCGGCGTCAAGGACGTAGAAGGCGTCGATCGCGCGGCCGGCGATCGTGTTGACCTTGGC
The genomic region above belongs to bacterium and contains:
- a CDS encoding NAD(P)H-binding protein, with the translated sequence MKILLIGASGMIGSRILKEAASRGHDVIAAARHPEKIDNESAAQSVALDATDADAIARLAAGVDAIVSSVSPRGGGDPVEEATAVGDAVIQATEETGARLIVVGGGGSLKMPDGQYVLDTILPKEYHGEARGMREVFFRLQKTAIDWTYFCPPMVIAPGERTTNYRVGTSRLIQKDNGDSTISAEDFAHALIDELEDPKHLRSQMTVAY